The Gopherus flavomarginatus isolate rGopFla2 chromosome 25, rGopFla2.mat.asm, whole genome shotgun sequence genome has a segment encoding these proteins:
- the RAPGEFL1 gene encoding rap guanine nucleotide exchange factor-like 1 isoform X2 produces the protein MKPLEKFLKKQSSHLAGRAGAGAGLGPGGLQRRHSVSRLLLPGFLREPGAEPAGMEPARPGGDGRWLELRPPDAALRSPSSFSSEELSPGGGEPPLSPDPAATCCWPPGPPDSPERLLGALLDRLGGGPTLHGQGCGADVLLDDVILTHSLFLPTERLLQQLHQRFLLASGSPSPGWEESDALPRKRAVLTVLLHFLETYKGLLQEEESAGKVIKDLYLLIMKDTSLYPELEDEILRLHQLVETVELKVPEETPPPSKQVKPLFRHFRRIDSCLQTRVAFRGSDEIFCRVYMPDHSYVTIRSRLSASVQDILAAVTEKLQYSEEQSARGEALALVVVASSGEKALLQPNEDCVFTTLGINSHLFACTKDAIESLVPLPEEIQISPGDTEFHRVEAEEIANHMTAFHWELFRCVHELEFVDYVFHGERGRRETANLELLLQRCSEVQHWVATEILLCESLGKRAHLLKKLIKIAAICKQNQDMLSFYAMVMGLDNAAVSRLRLTWEKLPGKFKNLFRKFETLTDPCRNHKTYREVLSKMNPPLIPFVPLILKDLTFVHEGSKTLLDGLVNVEKLHSIAEKVRTIRKYRSRPLSLDLEASPSQLQTKAYVRQLQVIDNQNLLFELSYKLEASSQ, from the exons ATGAAGCCGCTGGAGAAATTCCTGAAGAAGCAGAGCTCGcacctggcgggccgggccggggccggggccgggctcgGCCCGGGGGGGCTGCAGCGCCGCCACAGCGTCTCCCGCCTGCTGCTGCCCGGCTTCCTCCGGGAGCCCGGCGCGGAGCCCGCGGGCATGGAGCCGGCCCGGCCCGGCGGCGACGGGCGCTGGCTGGAGCTGCGGCCCCCGGACGCCGCTCTCCGGTCCCCCTCGTCCTTCTCCTCCGAGGAGCTGTCCCCCGGCGGCGGGGAGCCCCCGCTGAGCCCCGACCCCGCCgccacctgctgctggcccccggGGCCGCCGGACAGCCCCGAGCGCCTGCTGGGGGCGCTGCTGGACCGGCTCGGGGGGGGCCCGACCTTGCACGGCCAGGGCTGCGGCGCAG ACGTGCTACTGGACGACGTcatcctcactcactcgctcTTCCTGCCGACCGAGcgcctgctgcagcagctgcaccaGCG CTTCCTGCTGGCGTCGGGGAGCCCTTCGCCCGGCTGGGAGGAGAGCGACGCGCTCCCAAGGAAGCGGGCCGTGCTGACCGTGCTCCTGCACTTCCTGGAGACCTACAAGGGCCTactgcaggaggaggagagcgCTGGGAAAGTCATCAAG gATCTCTACCTGCTGATCATGAAAGACACTTCCCTCTACCCGGAGCTGGAAGACGAGATCCTGAGACTGCACCAGCTGGTGGAGACGGTGGAGCTGAA GGTGCCCGAGGAGACCCCGCCACCCAGCAAGCAGGTCAAGCCGCTTTTCCGGCACTTCCGGCGCATCGACTCCTGCCTCCAGACCCGGGTGGCCTTCCGGGGTTCGGATGaga TCTTCTGCCGCGTGTACATGCCCGACCACTCCTACGTCACCATCCGCAGCCGCCTCTCGGCCTCGGTGCAGGACATCCTGGCCGCGGTGACGGAGAAGCTGCAGTACTCGGAGGAGCAGAGCGCCCGTGGGGAAGCCCTCGCCCTGGTGGTGGTGGCATCGTCTGGAG AGAAGGCCCTGCTGCAGCCCAACGAGGACTGCGTCTTCACCACGCTGGGCATCAACAGCCACCTCTTCGCCTGCACGAAGGACGCCATTGAGTCGCTG GTCCCGCTCCCCGAGGAGATCCAGATCTCGCCGGGCGACACTGAGTTCCACCGCGTGGAGGCCGAGGAAATAGCCAATCACATGACGGCCTTTCACTGGGAGCTCTTCCGCTGTGTCCACGAG CTGGAGTTTGTGGACTACGTTTTCCATGGGGAGCGGGGCCGGCGGGAGACGGCcaacctggagctgctgctgcagcgctgcagCGAGGTGCAGCACTGGGTGGCCACCGAGATCCTGCTGTGCGAGTCGCTGGGCAAGCGCGCACACCTGCTGAAGAAGTTGATCAAGATCGCAGCCAT CTGCAAGCAGAACCAGGACATGCTGTCGTTCTACGCCATGGTGATGGGGCTGGACAATGCGGCCGTCAGCCGGTTACGGCTCACCTGGGAG aagCTTCCGGGCAAGTTTAAGAACCTGTTCCGGAAGTTTGAGACTCTGACG gaCCCCTGCCGGAATCACAAAACCTACCGGGAAGTCCTCTCCAAGATGAACCCGCCCCTCATCCCCTTCGTGCCCCTCATCCTGAAAG ACCTGACGTTTGTGCACGAGGGCAGCAAGACGCTCCTGGACGGGCTGGTGAACGTGGAGAAGCTG cactCAATCGCCGAAAAAGTGAGGACAATCCGGAAGTACCGCAGCCGCCCCCTGA GCCTGGATTTGGAGGCCTCGCCCAGCCAGCTGCAGACCAAGGCTTACGTGCGGCAGTTGCAGGTGATCGACAATCAGAACCTGCTCTTCGAGCTGTCCTACAAGCTGGAGGCGAGCAGCCAGTGA
- the RAPGEFL1 gene encoding rap guanine nucleotide exchange factor-like 1 isoform X1: MQVCVCTRDHVCKGSTCVCEGPCMRGCVHEGPCVQGTVCLGDTCVCEGSTSVCVRAACVCVRAACVCVRAVHVFVCEGGTCVREGNVWEGKGWGQFPLTNMVLTVFVIAQWVPSCRGPAMPPPGQQASWAQSAARLRHAAPNPGSVSPLDVLLDDVILTHSLFLPTERLLQQLHQRFLLASGSPSPGWEESDALPRKRAVLTVLLHFLETYKGLLQEEESAGKVIKDLYLLIMKDTSLYPELEDEILRLHQLVETVELKVPEETPPPSKQVKPLFRHFRRIDSCLQTRVAFRGSDEIFCRVYMPDHSYVTIRSRLSASVQDILAAVTEKLQYSEEQSARGEALALVVVASSGEKALLQPNEDCVFTTLGINSHLFACTKDAIESLVPLPEEIQISPGDTEFHRVEAEEIANHMTAFHWELFRCVHELEFVDYVFHGERGRRETANLELLLQRCSEVQHWVATEILLCESLGKRAHLLKKLIKIAAICKQNQDMLSFYAMVMGLDNAAVSRLRLTWEKLPGKFKNLFRKFETLTDPCRNHKTYREVLSKMNPPLIPFVPLILKDLTFVHEGSKTLLDGLVNVEKLHSIAEKVRTIRKYRSRPLSLDLEASPSQLQTKAYVRQLQVIDNQNLLFELSYKLEASSQ; the protein is encoded by the exons atgcaggtgtgtgtgtgcacgagGGACCATGTGTGCAAGGGCAGCACGTGTGTGTGCGAGGGACCCTGTATGAGAGGGTGTGTACATGAGGGACCATGTGTGCAAGGGACCGTGTGTTTGGGCgacacgtgtgtgtgtgagggaagcacaagtgtgtgtgtgagggcagcgtgtgtgtgtgtgagggcagcgtgtgtgtgtgtgagggcagttcatgtgtttgtgtgtgaaggTGGCACGTGTGTGCGCGAGGGCAATgtgtgggaagggaagggatggggccaATTCCCTCTGACTAACATGGTGCTCACGGTGTTTGTGATCGCCCAGTGGGTGCCCTCGTGTCGTGGCCCAGCCATGCCACCGCCAGGGCAGCAGGCATCGTGGGCACAGAGCGCCGCCCGCCTGCGCCACGCAGCCCCCAACCCTGGGTCTGTCTCTCCCCTAGACGTGCTACTGGACGACGTcatcctcactcactcgctcTTCCTGCCGACCGAGcgcctgctgcagcagctgcaccaGCG CTTCCTGCTGGCGTCGGGGAGCCCTTCGCCCGGCTGGGAGGAGAGCGACGCGCTCCCAAGGAAGCGGGCCGTGCTGACCGTGCTCCTGCACTTCCTGGAGACCTACAAGGGCCTactgcaggaggaggagagcgCTGGGAAAGTCATCAAG gATCTCTACCTGCTGATCATGAAAGACACTTCCCTCTACCCGGAGCTGGAAGACGAGATCCTGAGACTGCACCAGCTGGTGGAGACGGTGGAGCTGAA GGTGCCCGAGGAGACCCCGCCACCCAGCAAGCAGGTCAAGCCGCTTTTCCGGCACTTCCGGCGCATCGACTCCTGCCTCCAGACCCGGGTGGCCTTCCGGGGTTCGGATGaga TCTTCTGCCGCGTGTACATGCCCGACCACTCCTACGTCACCATCCGCAGCCGCCTCTCGGCCTCGGTGCAGGACATCCTGGCCGCGGTGACGGAGAAGCTGCAGTACTCGGAGGAGCAGAGCGCCCGTGGGGAAGCCCTCGCCCTGGTGGTGGTGGCATCGTCTGGAG AGAAGGCCCTGCTGCAGCCCAACGAGGACTGCGTCTTCACCACGCTGGGCATCAACAGCCACCTCTTCGCCTGCACGAAGGACGCCATTGAGTCGCTG GTCCCGCTCCCCGAGGAGATCCAGATCTCGCCGGGCGACACTGAGTTCCACCGCGTGGAGGCCGAGGAAATAGCCAATCACATGACGGCCTTTCACTGGGAGCTCTTCCGCTGTGTCCACGAG CTGGAGTTTGTGGACTACGTTTTCCATGGGGAGCGGGGCCGGCGGGAGACGGCcaacctggagctgctgctgcagcgctgcagCGAGGTGCAGCACTGGGTGGCCACCGAGATCCTGCTGTGCGAGTCGCTGGGCAAGCGCGCACACCTGCTGAAGAAGTTGATCAAGATCGCAGCCAT CTGCAAGCAGAACCAGGACATGCTGTCGTTCTACGCCATGGTGATGGGGCTGGACAATGCGGCCGTCAGCCGGTTACGGCTCACCTGGGAG aagCTTCCGGGCAAGTTTAAGAACCTGTTCCGGAAGTTTGAGACTCTGACG gaCCCCTGCCGGAATCACAAAACCTACCGGGAAGTCCTCTCCAAGATGAACCCGCCCCTCATCCCCTTCGTGCCCCTCATCCTGAAAG ACCTGACGTTTGTGCACGAGGGCAGCAAGACGCTCCTGGACGGGCTGGTGAACGTGGAGAAGCTG cactCAATCGCCGAAAAAGTGAGGACAATCCGGAAGTACCGCAGCCGCCCCCTGA GCCTGGATTTGGAGGCCTCGCCCAGCCAGCTGCAGACCAAGGCTTACGTGCGGCAGTTGCAGGTGATCGACAATCAGAACCTGCTCTTCGAGCTGTCCTACAAGCTGGAGGCGAGCAGCCAGTGA